The nucleotide sequence CGCTGGCGGACGCGGTCGAGACGATTCGCCGGGAGGTCGCCGACGCGCCGGACCCGCTCGTCAGGATCGGCGACGGCGCGCGGTTGCAGGGCTCACAGCTGATCAACGACCTCGAGGACATCGCGGTCGAGATCGTCGACGAGACCGGGACGACGCCGTATCTCGGCACCGGCGCGCGCGGGATGGGCGACGTGCTCGCCGCCGTCAACATCGCGCGGCTCTCCGGCGACGCGATCGACTCGCGACGGATCGAACCGACCGCCGGCGAACTCCAGCGGATCAAGGACCGCTCGCGCCGCCAGTCGGCGGACGACCGGACGATCGACGAGGGGCTCGCGCGGCGGGTCGCGGCCGGAGATCTCAGCGTCGAGGAGGCGCTCGCGACGCACCGCGAACGCGACGAGTCGGGGACAGAACAGGGCGGCGACGAGGGCGCGACCGAGAGCTGAGCCGAACGGCAGTCGCCCGGTGTTGCGGGCGGTCACTCCCGGTCGCGAACCGCCGCTTCCGCGCGGCGCTGTATTTCGCGAACTGACTGGCCTGTCGCTTCGGCGACCCCAGCGGCGTCGTCGTACTCGGCGCTGTAGTCGTAGACCTCGCCGGTCGCATCGCTCGCGACCTTGACGGCGACCTCGTAGCGCTCGCCGTCGAGTACCAATTCGGCCGTTCGGAACTCCCGAGAGGCGATCCAGCGGTGCCCCGCGCCGTGCTCGCGGATTCCGAGCGTCCCGGTCTCCACGGCGAGCCGGTGGGCAACGCGCTCGGCGTCCTCGGGCTTGACGACGACCTTGATCAGGTGTCCCGGGCGGGACTTCTTCATCGTCGTCGGGACGACGCTCACGTCGCGCGCGCCCGCCTCGCTGAGCGTCGACTGGAGGCCCCCCAACACCTCGGGGGAGACGTCGTCGACGTTCGTCTCTAGCACGGTTATCTCGTCGCGTTCGAGTCGGCCGCGGCCGTCGCCGACGATCGCGCGCAGCACGTTCGGCCGGTCCGGGAAGTCCCAGCCGCCCGCGCCGTAGCCCGCGGTGTCGACCGTCAGTGCAGGCAGCGAGTCGACGCCCTCGGCGAAGTGCGCGAGGATCGCCGCGCCGGTGGGCGTGAGCAGCTCCGCGTCGACGGGACCGCCTTTCAGCGACCAGTCGGCTCCGGCGGCGATCTCGACGACGGCGGGCGCTGGAACGGGGTATTCACCGTGAGCCATCGCCTGCGTGCCGTCGCCGGTCGAGAGCGGCGTCGTGACGACCCGGTCGACGTTGAGGTCGTCGACGAGGAGCGCGACGCCGACGACATCCGCGATGGCGTCGTCCGCGCCGACCTCGTGGAAGTGCGTCGATTCGAGGTCGGTGTCGTGGACCGCCGACTCGGCCTCGCCGAGGCGTCGGAAGATCGATTTGGCGTCGCTCTCGACGTCCGAGGGGAGACCCAGCGACTCGACGATCTCGACGACCTCGGCGTAGGTCCGATGCGGGCCGTGTCCCTCCGCGGGCGTCTCGTCCGATCCGTGGGAATGGTCGTGTGTATGGCTGTGACCGTGTTCGTGGCCGAGGAAGTACTTGTGCTCCTGCCCCTCGGAGCCGTGATCGTGGGTGTCTTCCGAATCGTCGGCGTGGCTATCGACGTCGCTATCGCTGTCGGCATCGTCGTCGCCGTTGGCTCGATCGAACAGCACGCGGACCCGCGTCGCGGAGATCCCGTTCTTGTCGACGCGGCCGACGTCGTAGCGGAGGCCGAGCGCGTCCTCGACGGGAGCGAGCGCGTCGGGATCGGCACCGGCCGCGAGCAACGCCGCGAGAAGCATATCCCCGCTGGCACCCATCCGGCCGTCGAAAGCCAGTGTTCGCATACGCGATCACTCGCCGCGCACGGGCAAAGATCCACGCATCGATGCCGCGGTCGGTAAGGATTTGTATCCCCCGAGACTACATTGGTATAGCGTGTCACGGCTCGGGGATCACCCGCGTCGGAGACGACTCAGGGAAGGACTTAACCCCGGTCGTGACCCATCTGCGGGACGTATCCCCGCG is from Halobellus sp. LT62 and encodes:
- the larC gene encoding nickel pincer cofactor biosynthesis protein LarC, which produces MRTLAFDGRMGASGDMLLAALLAAGADPDALAPVEDALGLRYDVGRVDKNGISATRVRVLFDRANGDDDADSDSDVDSHADDSEDTHDHGSEGQEHKYFLGHEHGHSHTHDHSHGSDETPAEGHGPHRTYAEVVEIVESLGLPSDVESDAKSIFRRLGEAESAVHDTDLESTHFHEVGADDAIADVVGVALLVDDLNVDRVVTTPLSTGDGTQAMAHGEYPVPAPAVVEIAAGADWSLKGGPVDAELLTPTGAAILAHFAEGVDSLPALTVDTAGYGAGGWDFPDRPNVLRAIVGDGRGRLERDEITVLETNVDDVSPEVLGGLQSTLSEAGARDVSVVPTTMKKSRPGHLIKVVVKPEDAERVAHRLAVETGTLGIREHGAGHRWIASREFRTAELVLDGERYEVAVKVASDATGEVYDYSAEYDDAAGVAEATGQSVREIQRRAEAAVRDRE